One window of the Ramlibacter henchirensis genome contains the following:
- a CDS encoding nucleotidyl transferase AbiEii/AbiGii toxin family protein, with translation MFEREHHRRIALVLQALDPAVLLAHHCLFGGGTAMALRYGEYRESVDIDFVVADAAGYRSLRQLLGGPGGLAPLLRPALSLELAREVRTDQYGIRTVVRTEGVGIKFEIVREARIALDAPGPQDVVCGVATLAPVDLAACKLLANADRWGDDSVFSRDLIDLAMMAPSSTLLGQAFAKAQEAYGTAVRDSLAKAVEALRRRQQRLDECMRALHMQGVSRAALWQRIRDLERRAR, from the coding sequence TTGTTTGAGCGCGAGCACCATCGGCGCATCGCACTGGTCCTGCAGGCGCTCGATCCCGCGGTGCTGCTCGCGCACCACTGCCTGTTCGGCGGCGGCACCGCGATGGCCTTGCGTTACGGCGAATACCGCGAGTCGGTGGACATCGACTTCGTCGTGGCAGATGCGGCCGGCTACCGGTCGCTGCGTCAGCTGCTCGGCGGCCCCGGCGGGCTCGCTCCCCTCCTTCGGCCGGCACTGTCGCTCGAACTGGCGCGCGAGGTGCGCACGGACCAGTACGGCATCCGCACCGTCGTGCGCACCGAAGGCGTGGGCATCAAGTTCGAGATCGTCCGCGAGGCCCGGATCGCGCTGGACGCACCGGGACCGCAGGACGTGGTCTGCGGCGTGGCGACCCTCGCGCCGGTGGACCTTGCGGCCTGCAAGCTCCTGGCCAATGCCGACCGATGGGGCGACGACTCGGTGTTCAGCCGCGACCTGATCGACCTGGCAATGATGGCGCCCTCCTCCACCCTACTCGGCCAGGCATTCGCCAAGGCGCAGGAGGCGTACGGCACGGCAGTGCGCGATTCGCTGGCCAAGGCCGTCGAAGCCTTGCGGCGCAGGCAGCAACGGCTGGACGAGTGCATGCGCGCGCTGCACATGCAGGGCGTCTCGCGGGCCGCCCTGTGGCAGCGCATCCGCGACCTGGAGCGCCGCGCGAGATGA
- a CDS encoding DNA-3-methyladenine glycosylase produces MNRRLTAQDFAGDSHEVARALIGAVLLVNGVGGRIVETEAYDREDPASHSFSGPTARNASMFGPPGRAYVYRSYGIHWCLNFVCREAGHGAGVLIRAIEPTHGLAVMHERRGIEDLRLLCSGPGRVGEALGITHALNGCRLDRKPFQVIASSRPVHVVSGPRIGISKAMDVPWRFGEAGSRFLSRPM; encoded by the coding sequence ATGAACCGCCGGCTGACTGCACAAGACTTCGCCGGCGACTCGCACGAGGTCGCGCGCGCGCTGATCGGAGCGGTGCTCCTCGTCAACGGCGTGGGCGGCCGCATCGTGGAGACCGAGGCCTACGACCGCGAGGACCCGGCCTCGCACAGCTTCTCGGGCCCGACCGCGCGCAATGCTTCGATGTTCGGTCCGCCGGGACGAGCGTATGTGTACCGCTCGTACGGCATCCACTGGTGCCTGAACTTCGTCTGCCGCGAGGCGGGCCACGGCGCGGGGGTGTTGATCCGCGCGATCGAGCCGACCCATGGCTTGGCGGTGATGCACGAGCGGCGCGGCATCGAGGATCTGCGCCTGTTGTGCTCCGGCCCCGGGCGCGTCGGCGAAGCACTGGGCATCACGCACGCGCTCAATGGCTGCCGGCTCGATCGCAAGCCGTTCCAGGTGATCGCGTCGTCGCGGCCGGTGCACGTCGTGAGCGGCCCGCGAATCGGCATCAGCAAGGCCATGGACGTGCCCTGGAGGTTCGGCGAAGCGGGATCGCGATTCCTCAGCCGGCCCATGTGA